One genomic region from Rosa rugosa chromosome 1, drRosRugo1.1, whole genome shotgun sequence encodes:
- the LOC133726609 gene encoding high affinity nitrate transporter 2.7, which produces MEDEHPPEQVPLKQAVPAHLFALPVDEDGKATEFRPFSMASPHMRAFHLAWFSLFSCFFSTFSIPPLLAVIRDDLHLTETDTSRAAIAAFIGSIFSRIVMGPICDHLGPRVASATLSLLTSPIILATALVSSPNAFITIRFLVGFSLANFVANQFWMSRMFSGCVVGLANGVSAGWANTGAGATQLVMPLIYSFIMSAFNLPSSTAWRLSYIVPAVLQASTAVLVLTYGQDLPSGSYKRTSKKGSKDSFFEVFFHGIKNYRGWILALTYGFSFGVELTTDNIIAQYFYDRFGVNIQVAGTIASCFGLANFFSRPSGGLFSDMLGRRFGMRGKLWGLWATQTVAGLLCLLLGRVNSLWSSILVMCVFSVFVQAAAGLTFGVVPFVSKRSLGVISGITGGGGTMGAVITQLLLFSGSKYSKQTGISLMGIMMIVCTLPLSLMYFPQWGGMLCGPSHHPDLDLEADHYRLLK; this is translated from the exons atggaagATGAACACCCCCCTGAACAAGTTCCACTAAAACAAGCTGTCCCTGCTCATCTTTTTGCTTTACCAGTTGATGAAGATGGAAAAGCCACAGAATTCAGACCATTCTCAATGGCATCACCACACATGCGAGCCTTCCACCTCGCATGGTTCTCCTTATTCTCTTGCTTCTTCTCCACCTTCTCCATCCCTCCACTCCTCGCCGTCATCCGCGACGACCTCCACCTCACCGAAACAGATACCTCACGCGCCGCCATCGCCGCCTTCATCGGCTCCATCTTCTCCCGCATTGTCATGGGCCCCATCTGCGACCACCTCGGCCCACGCGTCGCCTCCGCCACCCTCTCCCTCCTCACCTCCCCTATCATCCTCGCCACCGCCCTTGTCTCCTCCCCAAACGCCTTCATCACCATCCGCTTCCTCGTTGGCTTCTCCCTCGCCAACTTCGTCGCCAACCAGTTCTGGATGAGCCGCATGTTCTCCGGCTGCGTCGTCGGCCTCGCCAACGGCGTCTCCGCCGGCTGGGCCAACACGGGCGCAGGCGCCACCCAGCTCGTCATGCCACTCATCTACTCCTTCATCATGTCAGCATTCAACTTGCCATCCTCCACTGCCTGGCGACTGTCATATATAGTCCCCGCCGTACTCCAAGCCAGCACGGCTGTACTGGTCCTGACCTACGGCCAGGACCTACCTTCTGGGAGCTACAAACGTACCTCCAAGAAGGGCTCGAAAGACAGCTTTTTCGAGGTCTTCTTCCACGGGATAAAAAACTACAGAGGTTGGATCTTGGCTTTGACCTACGGGTTTTCCTTTGGTGTGGAGCTGACCACTGACAACATCATTGCTCAGTACTTCTACGACCGGTTCGGCGTGAACATTCAGGTGGCCGGAACCATAGCTTCCTGCTTCGGATTGGCGAACTTCTTTTCCAGGCCAAGTGGGGGTTTGTTTTCCGATATGTTGGGGAGGAGGTTCGGGATGAGAGGGAAGCTGTGGGGTTTGTGGGCGACGCAAACGGTGGCGGGTTTGCTGTGCTTGTTACTCGGCCGAGTTAACTCGCTCTGGAGCTCCATACTTGTCATGTGTGTGTTCTCAGTTTTTGTTCAGGCCGCCGCGGGACTCACGTTTGGGGTGGTTCCATTTGTTTCCAAAAG GTCACTAGGAGTGATTTCAGGGATAACAGGCGGTGGAGGGACTATGGGGGCGGTGATAACCCAGCTCCTATTGTTTTCAGGCTCTAAATACTCGAAGCAAACAGGCATTTCTCTTATGGGAATCATGATGATCGTTTGTACTCTCCCACTGTCACTCATGTACTTCCCTCAATGGGGTGGAATGCTCTGTGGCCCTTCCCATCATCCTGATCTCGATCTAGAAGCAGATCATTATCGCTTGCTCAAATAG
- the LOC133726610 gene encoding chaperone protein dnaJ C76, chloroplastic-like, which produces MSVVAAVSISQFSVPKGFQVQHQFTTSKPILRQGCSGIRCCNKESGERANTIGKNYYELLGVAVDSNPQIIKQAYRNLQKKYHPDIAGQEGHEYTLKLNEAYKVLIRENLRKEYDASIGQRRVSVRGNSSTFDGSSWNGVLRPQALFVDENACIGCRQCVHQASATYMFDEALGCARVKLQYGDDDLKIEVSVDSCPVNCIHWVEREELPVLEFLIQPRPTEGHGIFGGGWERPANVFMAAKSFNKQLKEEAENENHHRNTSESVEEETPAQAKARAEASMKIKMEAFSKFWHWQK; this is translated from the exons ATGTCTGTTGTAGCAGCAGTCTCAATTTCCCAATTTTCAGTACCAAAAGGTTTCCAAGTTCAACACCAGTTCACCACAAGCAAGCCTATCTTGAG GCAGGGATGCAGTGGAATAAGATGTTGTAACAAAGAGTCAGGGGAAAGAGCAAATACAATAGGGAAGAATTACTATGAATTACTTGGAGTTGCTGTTGATTCAAACCCCCAGATAATCAAACAAGCTTATAGGAATTTGCAAAAGAAATATCACCCAGATATTGCAGGCCAAGAG GGTCATGAGTATACCCTAAAGCTGAATGAAGCCTATAAGGTTCTGATTAGGGAGAATCTGAGGAAGGAATATGATGCTTCTATTGGTCAAAGGAGAGTAAGTGTCAGAGGAAACAGCTCAACCTTTGATGGCAGCTCATGGAATGGAGTTTTGAGACCCCAAGCTCTCTTTGTTGATGAAAATGCTTGCATAG GTTGCAGACAATGTGTGCACCAAGCAAGTGCTACCTACATGTTTGATGAGGCTCTCGGATGTGCAAGGGTTAAACTTCAATACGGTGACGATGATCTAAAGATTGAG GTATCAGTTGACTCATGCCCTGTGAACTGCATTCATTGGGTGGAAAGAGAAGAACTGCCAGTGCTTGAGTTCCTCATCCAGCCTCGGCCAACAGAAGGACATGGAATATTTGGAGGAGGTTGGGAAAGACCAGCAAATGTGTTCATGGCTGCTAAGTCATTCAATAAGCAACTGAAAGAGGAGGCTGAAAATGAAAACCATCACCGAAATA CAAGTGAAAGTGTGGAAGAAGAAACCCCTGCTCAAGCAAAGGCGCGAGCCGAAGCAAGTATGAAGATCAAGATGGAAGCATTCTCAAAATTCTGGCACTggcaaaaataa
- the LOC133734338 gene encoding uncharacterized protein LOC133734338, with protein sequence MGVPQEERPTILEKLFHVVQAAVPGGHIFVLIADVTVRLLGSFNDHGNIAHPLRESPIIKIHVNKLCFKTYEIRDIDYHIISTTDTVASESFETYKVKFIPATRSSIEGLQRVRPDSLEEATIKQNLSCSICMNEFAQGGVDQLITHLPCSHRYHVDCIIRWLETSHVCPLCRYPLPSVEDGEPSNS encoded by the coding sequence ATGGGTGTCCCCCAAGAGGAGCGGCCAACTATTCTTGAAAAACTATTTCATGTGGTTCAAGCGGCCGTCCCAGGAGGGCACATTTTTGTGTTAATAGCCGACGTGACTGTGCGCTTATTGGGTAGCTTTAATGATCATGGTAACATTGCTCATCCTTTAAGGGAAAGCCCCATTATCAAAATCCATGTAAacaagttgtgctttaaaacaTATGAGATTCGTGATATTGACTATCATATTATCAGTACCACTGATACGGTTGCATCGGAATCCTTTGAAACTTATAAAGTCAAGTTTATTCCTGCAACTAGGTCATCAATCGAGGGATTACAGAGAGTGAGGCCTGATAGTTTGGAAGAAGCTACTATCAAACAGAACCTGTCATGTAGTATTTGTATGAATGAATTTGCACAAGGCGGTGTTGATCAACTGATTACTCATTTGCCTTGCAGTCACCGTTATCATGTAGATTGCATTATTCGGTGGTTGGAGACGAGTCATGTGTGCCCCTTGTGTCGATACCCCCTGCCAAGTGTGGAAGATGGCGAGCCTTCAAATTCGTAA